caattCCGAATAAGAAATGATAGTACTCAGCCGTCTGAAATCCGCATTAcgtcttcttcctcgttcttccGTGACCTACGCAACCTCTGCCCCTTCCACCTCCAACCTCTCAACGGCGAAGGAGAACAAAAGCGCCGTCCTTCATCTCCCGCAGCATTTGTACCGTCGGATCTTCCATGTGAGAGATCAAACTCACCCGGTTGTTACGATTCTCGAGCAGTGGGTTCAGGATGGCCAAACTCTTAGCTACGATAAACTGCTATTCGTTATCAAGCAACTTAGGTCACGCAAAAGATATAAAGACGCCCTCGAGGTATCTTCATCATCGTTAATTACTAATTAGtcgttaattaattaataaaaatattatttattcgaACTTTAGGTTGAATCATGATCTAGCTGCGAAATGCGATTCAAATGTTAAAGACACTATGTTTTTCTGGGTTGAGTTTTGGGATCTTTGTTAAAATGAACCGTGTTTGCAGGTATCATTTTGGATGTCCGAGAAAGGATACTCTGAACCTAGATCTGGAGATTTTAGTATAAGACTGGACTTGATTGCAAAGGTTAAGGGAATAGAAGAAGCTGAATCCTATTTTGATAGCATTCCGACAGACTTAAGAGCTGCGGAATGTTACAGCTCTCTTCTTAATTGCTATGCTCAAGTTAGAGATGTGGATAAAGCTGAAAGGATCATGCTGCAGATGAAACATTTGGGTTTTGCAAGGTCTACTATGGCAAGAAATCCTTTGCTTAACCTCTACTATCAAAGACAAAACTATGACAAAGTGGAAAATTTGTTGCTTGAAATGAAAGAAGAGGGTATTAAATTCGATAGATATACATTTGCCACCTTGATTAATACATATGCGGCCAAATCTGATATTGAGGGAATCGACAAACATCTTGCACAGTTAGAAGATGATTCATCGTATTCCCAACATGCAGATTGGTGGAGTGTTTATACTGTGGCAGCCAATTGTTATGGCAAACTCGGGCTTCATGATAAGGCTTTTAATGCTTTAAAGAAATCAGAGGAGCGCGCGAGTTCTACAATCTGGAAAGAGGCCTTTCCTTACCTTATGACTCAATATGCAACAAtagggaagaaagaagaagtgaTGAGGTTGTGGAATATTTACAAGATGGATGGGAAGTTACTCAAAAGTGACTATTATTCAGCTGTAATAAATTCATTTCTCAAGTTGGATGACATCGAACTTGCTAAGATTATCTTTGACGAGTGGGAATCTAGAAACcggtatttaaaaaatttctttattCCGAACTTGATGATAGCAGCTTACAGCAGAAAGGGCAATATGGAGGAAGCTGAAGCCATTGTTAATAGGACAATCATGAAGGGAGGAAAGCCAAATTTATGGACTTGGTCATGGCTCTTGTTTGGATATATTTCACAAAGAAATTTTGCGAGGGCTGTTCGATGTATGAAAGAGGCGGTTTCTATCTGTGAAGGGTGTAAGTGGAGGCCACTACCGGAATCCTTAGCTGCCATTTTTCAGTACTTGAAATTTAATGGAGATATAGAGGAGGCAGAGGATTTGATAAGGTTACTCAGTAGCAAGAATTTTATCTCCC
This sequence is a window from Arachis duranensis cultivar V14167 chromosome 2, aradu.V14167.gnm2.J7QH, whole genome shotgun sequence. Protein-coding genes within it:
- the LOC107476007 gene encoding pentatricopeptide repeat-containing protein At2g20710, mitochondrial, with the protein product MIVLSRLKSALRLLPRSSVTYATSAPSTSNLSTAKENKSAVLHLPQHLYRRIFHVRDQTHPVVTILEQWVQDGQTLSYDKLLFVIKQLRSRKRYKDALEVSFWMSEKGYSEPRSGDFSIRLDLIAKVKGIEEAESYFDSIPTDLRAAECYSSLLNCYAQVRDVDKAERIMLQMKHLGFARSTMARNPLLNLYYQRQNYDKVENLLLEMKEEGIKFDRYTFATLINTYAAKSDIEGIDKHLAQLEDDSSYSQHADWWSVYTVAANCYGKLGLHDKAFNALKKSEERASSTIWKEAFPYLMTQYATIGKKEEVMRLWNIYKMDGKLLKSDYYSAVINSFLKLDDIELAKIIFDEWESRNRYLKNFFIPNLMIAAYSRKGNMEEAEAIVNRTIMKGGKPNLWTWSWLLFGYISQRNFARAVRCMKEAVSICEGCKWRPLPESLAAIFQYLKFNGDIEEAEDLIRLLSSKNFISLDVHNKLMSWIKDVESNVPATDVLEGDSHKQIGEISEPEEDGNNPDFCHSQQ